Part of the Actinomycetota bacterium genome, GCAACATGCGCCTGGGCAGCCACGGCGCCCCGCTCCTGCCCGTCGGCGGCCGGGTCTACACCCACTGCAATGCCGGTTCGCTGGCGTGTGCCGGCTACGGGACGGCCCTGGGCGTCATCCGGGCGGCCCACGAGAGCGGCCGGCAGCCCTCCGTCTGGGTAGGCGAGACCCGCCCGGCCCTGCAGGGAGCGAGGCTGACGGCCTGGGAGCTCGGCCGCCTGCGCATCCCTGCCACCCTGGTCACCGACAGCATGGCCGGGGCCCTGATGGCGTCGTTCGAGGTCGACTGCGTCGTCGTCGGGGCCGACCGGATCGCCGCCAACGGCGACGTGGCCAACAAGATCGGCACCTATGGCTTGGCCGTGCTGGCGCACTACCACCGGGTCCCGTTCTACGTGGCGGCTCCCCTGTCGACGGTCGACTTCGACTGTCACGACGGCACCGGCATCCCGATCGAGCGCCGGTCTGGCGACGAGGTCACCAGCTTGGGGGGCGTCACCACCGCCCCCGAGGGCGTCGAGGTCGACAACCGGGCTTTCGACGTGACCCCCGCCGACCTGGTCAGCGCCGTCATCACCGAGG contains:
- the mtnA gene encoding S-methyl-5-thioribose-1-phosphate isomerase yields the protein MTDVIPPTLAWRRGHIRAIDQRLLPGQLVFLDLATVDELCEAISTLAVRGAPALGVAGAMGIGLAALNGEPLDEAAARLVATRPTAVNLAWGVARALAADDPVAESRRLAAEDIERNMRLGSHGAPLLPVGGRVYTHCNAGSLACAGYGTALGVIRAAHESGRQPSVWVGETRPALQGARLTAWELGRLRIPATLVTDSMAGALMASFEVDCVVVGADRIAANGDVANKIGTYGLAVLAHYHRVPFYVAAPLSTVDFDCHDGTGIPIERRSGDEVTSLGGVTTAPEGVEVDNRAFDVTPADLVSAVITEEGLARPPYSTSLAALAEAAGHISDRS